The genomic interval GCCTTACAAATCCGCGAGAAGCGTCTCGGCATGGCCGATCCCCCGTTCCTTGAGCCAGTGAATGGGCCAATCAGCCCCCGCCTTCCTCAGCGCCAGGATGCGCTTGAGGTCGTCCTTGCCGGACGCGCCGACGAAGGAGAGTGCGATGGGGCCGAGCGCCATGTTGAAGAGACGGCGGCCTTCGGGTGAGACGACGTAATATTCGCGCTTGGGGCTTGCGGTCGCGACGATCTCGATCTGCCGTTCGTTGAAGCCGATGCGCTCATAGAACTCGCGCGTGCCGGGCTCGCGCGCAGCGCCGTTCGGCAAGCAGATCTTGGTCGGACAGCTCTCCTTCAGCACATCGATGATGCCGGAGCGCTCGGCGTCCGAGATCGACTGCGTGGCGAGCAACACGGCGCAATTGGCCTTGCGCAGCACTTTCAGCCACTCGCGAATCTTGTCGCGGAAGACGGGATGGCCGAGCATCAGCCAAGCCTCGTCGAGAATGATCAGGCTCGGTGCGCCGGTCAGACGCTTCTCGATCCGTCGGAAGAGATAAGTGAGGACCGGGACGAGATTGCGCTCGCCCATGTTCATGAGCTGCTCGATCTCGAAGGTCTGGAACGATCCGAGCAGCAAGCCATCCTTCTCGGCATCGAGCAGCTGGCCCATTGGACCGTCGACCGTGTAGTGATGCAGCGCATCCTTGATCTCGCGCATCTGCACGCCCGACACGAAATCCGACAGCGATCGCCCGCGCGCCTCGGCCATCAGGCCGATCTGCCGCGAGATGGCGTTGCGGTGATCTGGCGTGATCGTCACGCCTTGGACCGCGACGAGCGTCTCGATCCATTCCGAGGCCCAGGCGCGGTCGGCGTCTGTTGACACGTCCGATAGCGGGCAAAACGCCAGCGTTGCCGCGCCGTCCGCGTCGTCGCCGCCGATCTCGTAATGGTCCCCGCCGGCCGCCAGCGTCAGCGGTAGCATCGAACGGCCCTTGTCGAAGGCGAAAATCTGCGCGCCGGCATAGCGCCGAAACTGCGCCGCGATCAGCGCCAGCAGCGTCGACTTGCCGGAGCCTGTCGGGCCGAACACCAACGTGTGCCCGACGTCGTCGACGTGCAGGTTCAGCCGGAAAGGTGTGGAGCCGGACGCGACCTGCATCAGCGGCGGCGACGCGTGCGGATAGAACGGGCACGGTGCGGTCGGATTGCCGGACCACACCGAGTTGAGCGGGATCAGGTCGGCGAGGTTGCGCGTGTTGATGAGGGGCTCGCGGATGTTGGCGTACCAATTGCCCGGTAGCGAGCCGAGGAAGGCTTCGGTCGCGTTCAGCGTTTCGATGCGCGCGCCAAAACCTTCGGCCTGGATCAGGCGGCGGACCGCCTCGGCCTTCTGCTGCAGACGCGTGCTGCTGTCGTCGAACAGGACGATGACGGGCGTGTAATAGCCGTAGGCGACGAGCTGGGAAGACGCTTCTGCGATCGCATCCTCGGTCTCCGCTACCATAGCGGCGGCATCCTGGTCGATCGAGCGGCTTTGTGTCTGGAAGAGCTGGTCGATGAAGGGGCGGACCTTCTGCTGCCACTTCTTGCGGGTGCGCTCGAGCTTTTGCCGCGCGTCCTGGTCATCGAGAAACATGAAGCGTGAGGACCAGCGGTAGGTCAGCGGCATCAGGTCGAGCGAATTGAGGATTCCCGGCCAGCTCTCGGCCGGAAAGCCGTCGATCGCCACCACACCGAGAAAGCGGTTCTCCACCATGGGCGAGAGGCCATGCTGCAGCTCCGCGGTCGCCAGCCAATCGAGATACATCGGAATGTCCGGCAACCGGATCGGATGGTTCTCGCCGGTGATGCAGAAGCGGATGAACTGGAACAGTTCGTCATAGCGCGCCATGCGCATGCCCTCGCGCTCCTCGACCTCGCGGGTTTCCATGGGGCGGATGGACAGCACGCTGGCGAGATATTGCTCGACCTCGCGGACCGAGGTGCGGAAGCTCTCGATCGCGGTGTCGGCATAGGAGGCCGAGCGGCTTTCGACATCGGAGTAGACGTAGCGTGCGAGACCGGCGCGCCGGCGCTCGGGCGGCCGCCAGGTCAGGATGATCGCATGCCGGCTCTCGAAATGCCCACTCTCCTGCTCGAAGCGGCTCCGGCGTTCGTCGTCGATCGCGCGCGTGACGGGATCGGGAAAATAGCAATCCCGCCGCGCCGGATAATCCGTGGTCGGCACCCGCACCGCCTCGACCTGGATCATCCAGCCCGAGCCGAGGCGCGCTAGGATCGTGTTGATCTGACGCGAGACCTCGTTGCGCTCGGCGTCCGTGGAGCTCTCCGAGTCCGGCCCGGCAAAATACCAGCCCGCCATCAGCGAGCCGTCCTTCAGCAGCACGATTCCGTTGGCGACGAGTCCGGCGTAGGGCACGAGATCGGCGAAAGACGGGCCGGAATGACGGAAGGAGCGCAGCGCGACCATTGAAGTGGACCTTTAGTAGCGGCGCCAGGGCGTCGAGGTCGCCCGGTAGTACGGGGAATAGGAGATGTGGCGGGCATAGACCCGCCGCATCATCGGGTCCGCTTTCGCCATCATCCGCAGCGCCGCCACGACAACGATCCAGATCACCGCGCCGAGGATTGCCGCGTACCAGGTGAGCACGACGAAGATCAGGATGACCGCGGCAAGGCCCGTCAGCAGCACGAGCTCGCGATCGGCGCCGAACAAAAGGTTCGGCCGCGACAGCGCGCGATGAATGCGGTTGCGTCTGAGATTGGCGCCGATCTCAGCCATGGCCGAGGTCCCCTGCCCTATCCGCGATCGGCAGCGTGCGCGCGACATCGCCGATTGAGGCCCCGCTCGAACCAAACAAGGCGACGATCTGGGTGGCGCCGAGGAGGATGCCGGCGACGAGCACGATGTACATCAGGCGTCGCGCGAAATCGTTGAGCTCGCCCCCGAAAATCAGCATGCCGCCGGCAACCGCCACGGCCGCAAGTGCAATGAAGCCGGCCACCGGACCGGTGATCGATTGCTGGATCTGCTGAAGCGGGCTTTCCCAGGGAAGGTTGCCGCCGCCGCCGGTCGACGCAAAAACTGGATCCGACATCACGAGTGCGAGCAGCAGGCCGCCGGCGCCTGCAAAGATCATGCGGTTACGCGACATGGCGCTCCTCCTTCGGGGCATAGGATTGGGTTTGGTATTGGCCGGCCGAGAAGCTCTCGACATGGAGCACGTCGCGTATCTGTCGGCCGCGATCCGTCCGCTCGATCGAGACAACCAGGTCGACCGCTTCCCCGATGACCTCGCGCATGGGCTGTTGACTGGCCTCGGCCGTGAGTTGCTCGAGACGGCGCAACGCGGAAAGTGCGCTGTTGGCGTGGATGGTGGTGATGCCCCCCGGATGGCC from Bradyrhizobium sp. CCGUVB1N3 carries:
- a CDS encoding conjugal transfer protein TrbE; this encodes MVALRSFRHSGPSFADLVPYAGLVANGIVLLKDGSLMAGWYFAGPDSESSTDAERNEVSRQINTILARLGSGWMIQVEAVRVPTTDYPARRDCYFPDPVTRAIDDERRSRFEQESGHFESRHAIILTWRPPERRRAGLARYVYSDVESRSASYADTAIESFRTSVREVEQYLASVLSIRPMETREVEEREGMRMARYDELFQFIRFCITGENHPIRLPDIPMYLDWLATAELQHGLSPMVENRFLGVVAIDGFPAESWPGILNSLDLMPLTYRWSSRFMFLDDQDARQKLERTRKKWQQKVRPFIDQLFQTQSRSIDQDAAAMVAETEDAIAEASSQLVAYGYYTPVIVLFDDSSTRLQQKAEAVRRLIQAEGFGARIETLNATEAFLGSLPGNWYANIREPLINTRNLADLIPLNSVWSGNPTAPCPFYPHASPPLMQVASGSTPFRLNLHVDDVGHTLVFGPTGSGKSTLLALIAAQFRRYAGAQIFAFDKGRSMLPLTLAAGGDHYEIGGDDADGAATLAFCPLSDVSTDADRAWASEWIETLVAVQGVTITPDHRNAISRQIGLMAEARGRSLSDFVSGVQMREIKDALHHYTVDGPMGQLLDAEKDGLLLGSFQTFEIEQLMNMGERNLVPVLTYLFRRIEKRLTGAPSLIILDEAWLMLGHPVFRDKIREWLKVLRKANCAVLLATQSISDAERSGIIDVLKESCPTKICLPNGAAREPGTREFYERIGFNERQIEIVATASPKREYYVVSPEGRRLFNMALGPIALSFVGASGKDDLKRILALRKAGADWPIHWLKERGIGHAETLLADL
- a CDS encoding TrbC/VirB2 family protein — encoded protein: MIFAGAGGLLLALVMSDPVFASTGGGGNLPWESPLQQIQQSITGPVAGFIALAAVAVAGGMLIFGGELNDFARRLMYIVLVAGILLGATQIVALFGSSGASIGDVARTLPIADRAGDLGHG
- a CDS encoding conjugal transfer protein TrbD — protein: MAEIGANLRRNRIHRALSRPNLLFGADRELVLLTGLAAVILIFVVLTWYAAILGAVIWIVVVAALRMMAKADPMMRRVYARHISYSPYYRATSTPWRRY